The genomic DNA ATAAGTTTTACCATAACTTTCCCTCCTATGTCATTTTATATAGTATATATATATAGTATATCTGCTATTATATTACTCTATACTTAAAAAAAAATCAACAAAAAAAGGCACCCCATACACTTCTAGTCAAAAGTGCATAAGGTGCTTTCATTCAAATTATTCTAATTTACTTATTTTTTATCTACAACATTCATTTTTATAGCATTAAATTTGCAAGTGTCGTAACAAATTCCACAACCTACACATTTATCCTCTATAACATGGTGTTTTTCTTTTACAGCTCCTTCAATTGCTCCAACTGGGCATTTTCTTGCACAAGCTGTACATCCTTTACAATTTTCTTCTATGATTTCAGCTTTTCTTAACTCTTTAATTTCACTTACAATAGCCTTAGTAGGACATTTTGTAGCACAAATTCCACAAGAGATACATTTAGCTGGATCTATTTTAGCTAGATTATTTTCAACTGTGATTGCTCCAACTGGACAGTTTTTAGCACAAATTCCACAACCAATACAAGCTGTAGCACAAGCTTTTTTAGCAACTGCTCCTTTATCTTTAGAAGAACATGTAACAGTAACGACGCTCTTTTGAGGAAGCATAGCAATAACTTTCTTAGGACAAGCCTTTTGACATAATCCACAAGAAATACATTTATCTTCATCAACATGAGCTATTCCACCTTCAGTTACTTTAATTGCTCCAACTGGACAAACTCTTTCACAATCTCCATGTCCAAGACATGCATATTGACAAGACTTTTCTCCACCTGCATAAAGCATCATAGCAGAACAAGTTTGAAGTTCTCCATCAAAATCATATATTTTATGAGTATTTGTATTGTTTCCTTGACATAATACTCTTGCTACCATTTTTTCACTTGAAACATCTACACTAGCTCCCATAATCTCACCGATTTTAGCAGCTACTGCTCCCCCACCTGGGGCACATAGTGACATTGCAGCTCCTTCTTCAACTATTGCAGCTGCATATCCAGAACATCCTGGATATCCACATCCTCCACAGTTTGCACCTGGAAGAACGCCAATTATTGCTTCTATTTTAGGATCTACTTCTACTTCAAATTTAATTGAAGCAAAAGCTAGGA from Fusobacterium hominis includes the following:
- a CDS encoding RnfABCDGE type electron transport complex subunit B is translated as MEAVLIPAIVLGLTGLAMGLFLAFASIKFEVEVDPKIEAIIGVLPGANCGGCGYPGCSGYAAAIVEEGAAMSLCAPGGGAVAAKIGEIMGASVDVSSEKMVARVLCQGNNTNTHKIYDFDGELQTCSAMMLYAGGEKSCQYACLGHGDCERVCPVGAIKVTEGGIAHVDEDKCISCGLCQKACPKKVIAMLPQKSVVTVTCSSKDKGAVAKKACATACIGCGICAKNCPVGAITVENNLAKIDPAKCISCGICATKCPTKAIVSEIKELRKAEIIEENCKGCTACARKCPVGAIEGAVKEKHHVIEDKCVGCGICYDTCKFNAIKMNVVDKK